The Chloroflexota bacterium sequence ATCGTCTCGTCCTCGACCGGCGCGTCGATCCTGCGCATGACGCGCAGCCAGATGCTGGAGGTGCTGCGGGAGGACTACGTGCGCACGGCCCGCGCCAAGGGACTCGGCTTCCAGATGGTCCTCATACGCCACGCCCTGCGAAACGCACTCCTGCCCGTGCTGACGCAGTTCGGGGGTCTCATGGGCGTCATGGTCACCGGCGTCGTGGTGACGGAGACGATCTTCCAGGTGCCGGGCATGGGCAGGGCGATGGTGGAGGCCATCGGAAACAGGGACTATCCCATCATTCAGGGGTTGGTGCTGCTCAATATCGCGATGGTGCTGATGATCAATCTCATTGTTGACCTGTTGTATTCGGTCATTGACCCACGCATCCGTTACTCGTAGTACGTGAGGGAGCCGGCGCATGGCGATGGAAGGTGACGCGGCTGCTGTCAGGGCGGAGGAAGGAATCGTCCTGCGGACGCAACCGTCCTTTACAACGAAGCTGGCCCGATGGTGCCGGAAGAACCCCGTCGGCGTCGTTGGGTGGGTGCTGATTATGATCCTTCTGGCCATGGCGGCGTTCGCGGACGTGGCGTCCACCCACGAGCCCAACAACCTCGCCGGCAACATCAACGAGTTGCCGACGTCGACGCACTACCTGGGGACCGACCTCGTTGGCCGCGACATCTTCAGCCGGCTGCTTCACGGTGCACGGGTCTCCTTGGCCGTCGGGTTCTGGGCGGTGTTCATGGGCGTCACAGCGGGCCTCCTGCTGGGGCTCGTCAGCGCGTACGTGGGAGGGGTATTCGACCTGCTCATGCAGCGGCTCGTGGACGCGAACATCGCCATACCGGGCATCGTGCTGGCGTTGGTGATCGTCGCCGTGCTGGGGCCGAGCGTCACGAACGTGATCATCGCCCTTGCCGTCAACTATATCTCGACGTCCGCGCGGGTGACGCGGTCCGTGGTGCTGCGGGAGAAGGCGCGGGTGTACGTCGAGGCGGCAAGGTCGCTTGGCGCTTCCAGCACCCGCATCATGTTCCTGCATGTGCTGCCCAACTCGATATCGCCGTACCTGGTTCTGGTCAGCGTTTCCATCGGCAGCGCCATCATCGGCGAGGCGTCCCTGAGCTTCCTGGGAGCGGGCGTCGGCGCCGACACGGCGTCCTGGGGCTCGATGCTGTCGACGGCGGCGGCGCGTCCTTACGACGTGTCCTGGACGCTGGCCCTGGCCCCGGGAATGGCCATTGCCCTGGCGGTGCTGGGCTTCAACCTATTCGCCGACTCGCTGCGGGACACTTTGGACCCGCGGCTGCGGAACCGGTAAGGCGAGATGCGCAATCGCTCGACCGGGGCCGCGTTGGTCAGCGCTTTGCCGCCGGCGCGGGGGTCCGAGACACAAAGAATGGATGAGCGTGCATGAACCTTCTGGAAGTGAAGAACCTCTCGACTTACTTCTTCCAGGAAGACAGCACCGTGCGAGCGGTGGACGACGTCAGCTACGACCTGGAGGAGGGCGAGACGCTGGCGCTGGTGGGCGAGAGCGGCTGCGGCAAGAGCGTCAGCGCCCTCTCCATCATGAGGCTCGTCCCTGACCCGCCTGGCCGCATCGTCAACGGCGAGGTGATCTTCAACGACATAGACCTGGTCCGGCTCTCCGAGCAGCAGATGCGGACGGTGCGTGGCCGGGAGATCGCCATGATCTTCCAGGAGCCGATGACCTCGCTGAACCCGGTGCTGACCATCGGCCGCCAACTGACGGAGGCGCTGGAGCTGCACCTGGGGATGACCAGCTCCGAGGCGCGGAACCGGGCAGTCGAGCTCCTCGACATGGTGGGCATTCCGGAGGGCCGGCAACGGCTGAAGAGCTACCCGCACCAGTTCAGCGGCGGCATGCGCCAGCGCGTCATGATCGCGATGGCCCTGAGCTGCAACCCCAAGCTGCTGATCGCCGACGAGCCCACGACGGCGCTGGACGTCACCATCCAGGCCCAGATCCTCGAGCTCGTCCAGGAGTTGTGCAAGGAGCTTGGCACGGCGGTCATTCTGATCACCCATAACTTGGGCGTCGTGGCGCGGTACGCCCACCGGGTCAACGTCATGTACGCCGGGAAGATCATCGAACGGGGACTGGCCCGCGAGATCTACCATGAGCCGTCGCACCCCTACACGCTGGGCCTGCTGCGTTCGGTGCCGCGTCTGGACGTGACGCGGAGGGAGCGCCTCGAGGCCATCGAGGGCCTTCCGCCCGAACTGGACCTTCTGCCGAAGGGCTGCGCCTACTATCCGCGGTGCCCTTTCCGCATGGACCGGTGCCTGGAGGAGGTGCCGCCCCTCGAACCCGTCGCCGGGGGCCACCTGGCGGCGTGCTGGGCGAGCGAGACCGTTTACCAGCTCGCAAAGGGAGCACAGCAGCGATGACTGAAATGACTGCAGCGGCGCCCGCCAACGGCCACCCGGCCGACCCGCGCGACAACATTCTGGACGTGCGCAACCTCAAGATGTACTTCCCCATCACGTCCGGATTCATCCTCCAGCGCAGGGTGGGCGACATCAAGGCTGTGGATGACGTCAGCTTCTTCGTCCGGCGCGGCGAGACGCTGGGACTGGTGGGTGAGAGCGGATCCGGCAAGACCACCATCGGTCGCTGCATCCTGCAACTGGAGAAGCCGACGCAGGGCGAGGTGATGTTCGAGGGCACGGACGTCACCAGAGTCAGCCGGGAAGAACTGCGAGCGCTCCGCCGCCGCATTCAGATCATCTTCCAGGACCCCTACAGCTCCCTGAACCCGCGAATGAAGGTCCTGAACATCGTCGGCGAAGCGCTGACCATTCATAAACTGGTCAAGAGTAGGCGAGAGTACCGGCTGCGTGTTGGTGAGCTGCTGCAGCAGGTGGGGCTGAACCCGGAGATGGCCAACCGCTACCCGCACGAGTTCAGCGGCGGGCAGCGGCAGCGCATCGGCGTGGCGCGGGCGCTGGCCGTGCAGCCTGAGTTCATCGTCGCCGACGAGCCTGTTTCGGCGCTGGACGTGTCCATTCAGGCGCAGCTCATCAACCTGCTGAAGGACCTGCAGCAGGACCTGGGGCTCTCGTACCTGATGATTGCCCATGACCTGGCCATCGTGCGGCACGTGTCGGACCGGATCGCGGTGATGTACCTCGGCAAGCTGATGGAGGTGGCCTCCTGGACCGACCTCTACGAGACGCCCCTGCATCCGTATACGACGGCGCTGCTCTCTGCGGTCCCGATTCCGGACCCGGACATCGAGTCGGAGCGGGACCGCATCATCCTGCAGGGCGGCATCCCGAGCCCCGCGAACCCGCCGTCCGGCTGCGTGTTCCACACCCGGTGCCCCATGGCGATCGACGAGTGCAAGACCATCGTCCCGGAGCTGCGGGAGATCACCCCGGACCACTGGGCCGCCTGCATCCGCGTGTAGGCGGTACGCGGCGGCGCTCCAAGCACGTCTCAATCCAGAATTGGAGGTAAGGAGCCATGAAGAGAGAGTGGGAAGAGGTCAAATACCACGTGGCGGTAGCCAACCGCATCCTGGCGGAAACCGGCTTGGCGGCCGGGTTCCGGGCGTCCCTCGGCCACGCCAGCCTGCGCCTGCCAACGGACCCGGACAAGTTCATCGTCAAGGGACGCGGCTACGAGGTCGACGCCCTCTTCAGCATCACGCCGGAGCAGATGATCGTCTGCGACCTGGAGGGCAACAAGGTGGACGGGCCCCTCGGCACCACCCAGTGCATGGAAGTAAAGATGCACTCCTGCATCTACAAGTTGTACCCCCACGTGAAGTCCGTTGTCCACGTTCACCCCCACTACACCATCCTGGCGACGACGCTGCGCAAGCGGCTGCGCCCCATGAACCAGGAAGGCATCCAGCTTGTGCGCAACGAGCTTCCGGTGTGGGACCACGTGAAGACCGTCCAGACCGACGACGAGGGCATGGAGGTCGCGGCCCTGCTGGGCGACGGCAAGGCCATTCTGCTTCGCGGGCATGGCGCCACGACCGTGGGCAATTCCCTGGAAGAGTCTGTGATGAACATGCTCCAGCTGGAGGAGCAGGCCAAGATGAACTACTGGGCCTACTCCGTCGCCGGCGAGGATCATGCGTACATCGAGGACGCGCTCATCGACGAGATGACGAACCGCACACCGGCCCACGAGCTCCCGCACTTCAAGCCTTACATGCCCGCGGGTGGGCGCGCTCCACGCGTCGGAGGGGTCTGGGAGTACTACACGCGGCTGGTCACCGGCGATCCGTCGGCGAATCCGCCTATCAGTCCGCTGTAGGCAGCGCTTTCGGTCTCGGCCGACTACAACGCCGGATGACGTCTGAGGCTGGCCGAACGTCACGCAGGCGACGGTCTCCGTTGGCGACATTGTCTTCTGTGTGGAAGTCGAGCGGGACATACTCTCGCTGACGACAGCGGGGCAATCGCCGCTCGTACTCACCATCCTGGAGACCAACCTCGGCGGCAACGGCTATCCGGGGCTGGAGGTGCTGGGGCGGATGTGGGGGGAGGGCGCATTGCGACGGTAGTGTTACAGTTTGACACACCCCGTTCTGTTTGATGAGCTTACGAGGTTCAGGAGGGAGTGAGGGCGAAGAGCATAAAGGCGAAGCCGAAGCGTCCCAAGAATGCAATGGGCGCTGCCGTGATTGTAGCCAAGATCATCACGGGGGAAATAGAGGAAGAGCCCACGACGCGGTTCATCGTGGAAGTCGTGCCGGAGCCGCCACCCAAGAAGTAGAATCTCAGGAAGATACTCCCCGGCTAGGAAGCGGTCGGAGAGTATCTTTTTGTGTGGGTGATACCCTCCTCGGTTTGACATACACCATGCGGATTGCTAGCCTGACCTAGCTCTGACAAGCCAACGCAGTCGCTTTGTGTCTGCGAGTGGGGCCTTTATGCCCCCTTGCGGTGCAAAGACAGGGTGACGGCGGCTTGTCAGAGCATGGCCCTAACTCTTCCGCAAGGGGGTTCCTATGTCTCGCCGTACCGTCATTGCCGTTGCCTGCGTCTCCGGCTTACTTGTCCTGCTGCTGTTCTCTGCTGTAGGCTACCTGTGGACACAGCGCGCCTCTCTCACTGCGGAGCTGGCCGTAACTACGGCCATGCTCACAAATACCAAGGATGATTTGGCGCAAACCGAGACCATTCTCCAGGAGACCAAAGACGTCCTGACGTCGACGGAGACAACTCTAGGCGAAACGCAGGCCACGCTGGATGACACCCGGGCGGACCTAGTGCAGACCCGTACAGATATGAACGAGGTCACAGAGGAACGTAACGCCGTAGCCGAGCAACTGACCCAAACCCAAGAGGAGCGGGACCGCTACCAAGCAGAGGCGCACCGCCTCTCCACGGCTAACAAGATGTTGACCGACGAGAAACGCACCCTCACCCATGAGAAGATCGTGCTCCAGGGGCAGCATGACCACCTGCAGCAGCAAAATGGTGCGCTTCTTACGAGCAACGAACGGATGGAAGCCCGTGTAGACGTAGCGGAACGGGAACGAGATACGGCGCGCCGTGACCTGACGGAGTTGCGCGCCTCTATGGGCAGCGTCCAAGAGCTGGAGCGCAGAGCCAGTCGGATACGCGCGGAGATCTCCGTGCTGGAGGACCGGCGCAAGCCCCTCATCCTCTCCGCTAACGACACCTACGTGACCGGCTTCCAATGCACGGGCAGCATGGAGCCGCGCCTAACCTGCCTTGACGAGGCGGAGTTCCTGGCGGACTTCCAGCCAGAGAATATCACCCTGGGCGCCTCCATCAGCTTCAGAAGCCGCGCGTGCTGGAGCGATGCCCCGCCGAATGCAAACACAATGCATCGGGTTGTGGATATCCGGTACAGCTCCGGCGCCTACTACTTCTGGCCAAAGGGGGACGCCAACCTGAGCGGCGACTGTTGGGTTCCCCATACCGCAGTCAACGGCTACATCATTGCAATCTTCAAGAACACACGGCCGGAGAACGCGGAGCTGCGGAACAACGTGAACACGGCCAAAGCCCGCCTAGTTGTCGCGTATGACGCTGCCATTGCCCACCGGGAAGCGAATGGGTGCCACAACCCCGATGTGGTTTGCTACTTCTCCGGCACTGCGTACACGAAGTGGATGCAATTAGATCGGGCATGGAAGGATGCGTGGAACTACTACGACTGTTGGTATCAGAACGCCGTGGACTCCAAGTATCCGGGGCACATTCCACATACCTGCTAAGCGGGGAGGAGATGGTGGACGACCCGAACACGAACATTGAGGCTGCAGGAGTAACGCCGTGGGCTATCGCACTTTTCACGATTGCCTTGGCAGATGGGCTGTTGGATGCTGAGGAACGGGGTGTTCTTGATGCAGCGGAATGGACAAGGCAAGTCGAGGCGCTACTAATGCCGCAAGTACGTTCAAATCCTCGTCTGACAGCAGAAGACGTGTCCAATGTGGAGCGTCTTTTTGCCCAGCTTCAGGCAGTGCTAGTGCGCCGTAGACGACGTCCGAAACCCTAAGCCTTGGCAATAACATAGTTTCCTCGTATATTTTGGCAAACGTATCCATGGGTTCCTCCGATCCAAGACTACCAAATGTTGCTTTTCGTTCAATTTCAGCTATAATTCCTATGTGAATCAACTACCACGAGACAAGCCCATCCACATGAGCATCGGCCTTCTGACGACTCCCGCGATGGTGGCGGGCCTCATAGACCACCCGCTCACGTGGAAGTGGTTTCTCCAAAGACTGCCATAACGAAGCTGTAACACTACCGGTTGGCGTACTCTATTGACAGAATTTCAGAACACATGTACGGTGAACGAAACTTAACGGTGAAGGAGTCTACAATGAGAATACCGAGGGACGGAATTCGCCAAGAAACTGACGGCCAAAGACTTGCCCACGAGATGCACGAGAGTCTTGAGGCTGAACAGCGGGCCAAGGAGAAGTTAGTCGTCGACTCACCTTGTGCCACAATTCTCCAGACTGAAATTGTGCTTGGGCCTGACGGGAATCTCACCAGCACGCTGGAAGAGTGGCTTTTGGCAGAAGAACGCGCGAATCAAGCATTTGCTGCATACGAAAGGTATTGTGACCAACAGGACGGGCGCCATCCATAAAGCCGTTCCGCCCGGAAGCAATTTCAGTGGCGAAGTCTAGGAATCACAAGACGGGGCAACCAGGAGGTTGTCCTTCTGTTCGGGAGACCCTTCGACGGGCTCAGGGCAAACGGGCAGGTGGAGGCGGGTGGCTGGCGTCGGGGTTCCTGCCCCCGTATCGGGGTGCGGGGCAGGCTTCGCAGGAACGAGGGAAGGGGTTACACCTTCAGGTTGAAGCACCGCGATGGGTTGTCCCACAGGAGCTGCTTCATGAAGCCGGGCGTGACACCCTCGACGCTGGTCAGGATGTCCAGCCCGCGCGGGAAGTCCATCATCGCGTCCCTGTGCGGGTAGTCCGACGCCCACATGGTCACGCCGCCGCCCAGCGAGCGCTCGATCATCGGCAGCGCCTCCTCGCCCGCCTCGCAGGAGACAAACGCCTGGCCGCGCCGGAAGTACTCGGACGGCTTGTGCGCGCCGCCGTAGCCCTCGTTCAGCATCGGGTTGGACACCTGCTGGTCCAGCCGCTCCATCCAGTAGGGCAGCCAGCCCGCGCCCGACTCGAGGAAGGACACGGTCAGCTTGGGGAAGCGGTCGAGGACGCCGCCGCTGGTCATTGCGAGGCACGCAGCCATCTGCTCCATGGGGTGGCACGCCGCGTGGTGCGCGAAGTGCGTGTTCACCCGCCCCTGTGGGAACCACGGCAGCCGGTTCTGGATGCCCTCGTGTACCGAGATGTTGACCCCGTACTCCTCGGCGATGGCGTAGATGGGGTCGTACGCGCGGTCGGACATGAGGCGGCCCATGTGCGGGTTCGGGCGCCAGAAGATGCCCACCATGCCCAACTCCGTCGCGCACCGCCGCAGCTCCTGCGCAGCCAGCTCGATGTCCTGGAGCGGCAGCAGGCAGACGCCCTTCAGCCGGTCCGGGTTGTGTGACATAAAGTCGTACAGCCAGTTGTTGTACGCCCTGCACATGGCCGCAGAGAGGTCAGGGTCAAGAGTGTCTCCCCAGGTGGCGTAGAGGCCGATGCCCGTGAAGCATACGGCGATGTCGACGCCCTCGGCGTCCATGTCTTCCAGGTACGCCTGCGGCTCGAAGTTGTGCGTCATGCCGTGCTTGAACTGCTTGCGCCAGATGGGGTCCGTCGCCATGCCGGCCCCGGGCGAGCCGAGCGAGTCGTCGTTCTGCAGCACGCCGCCGATGCGCGTGGCCAGCGTGAACCGTCCGCCCATCTGCACGTTGTAGTGCTGGAACCGCTTCTCCAGGTAGTTGTCCCACATGTCGATGGGCTCGACGACGTGGCGGTCGCAGTCAATCGTCTTGAATCCGGCTTTCATGGTGGTCCCTCCCAGGCAGTGAAGATACGGGGCAGGGTTGCGAGTGTCAACCGCGAGAGCTACGGCTTGCGGCGGCGCGCCAGCAACCCCACCAGCAGCAGCGCGGGCACAGCAACCGCGAGATCCAGCCCACCACCCTCGGCGCGGTTGCAGCCGCCGGCCTGCGTCGACTCCGGCTCCGTCGCGACGGCCGGTGACGCCGCATCCGACCGCTCCCCGGGCGCGGCGGTGGGAAAGGGCGTCGAGCCCACGCCGAAGGGCACGAGCGTCGCTCGCGGGATGGGCGTGGGCAGCGCCGAGCGGCTAGGCGTCGCCGCGAGTGGAATCGCGCCGATGCGCGTCCTCCACTCCTGCTCGATCCCAGTGCGGTCGATGCCGTAGGAGGCCATCAGCGCCTCGTCGATGGGTGCGCCGTCGCGCAGCTCCCGGAGCAGGTCCTGCAGCGGCCCCTCGCCGTAGGTCTCAATCATGTAGGTCACGACGCTCTCGGACTGCCCGTACATCAGCAGGGCGTCCTCCGGCCTGCCAGGCGGGCTCGTGAGCGAGGTGAGCGGGAGCAGCGTGTTGTCGTAGAGGCGCCGGGAAAACACGTTCTCGAAGCTGAAGCTTGGGAAGGGGTTGGCATACTCGGCGAGCCCCTCATTCAGCCAGGCGGGCACAGAGCGGGCGCCTCGGCCGACGGCGAACCGCATGAGGAAGTGCACCGTCTCGTGGGCCGCCACGCCCTCCACATCGGGGTTGCCGCCCAGCAGCAGCACGACGCCCGTGTCGCCGAAGGAGACGCCCTCCGTGACCAGCGTGCCCTCCTGCACCTCGCTCCGCGGAGGCAGTGCATCGCGCATGTCCCCGATGCTGTTGTACACCGTGAGCCGCAGCGTGTCCCGCTCCTCGACGCCCATGAGCGCGCCCATGCGCTCGAGCGCCTCCTGCGCGGCCTCCAGCGCGCGCCGGGCACGGCCCTCCTGCCCGCCGTAGTGGAGCAGGTACACGCCCGGCGCGTCGATACGCGACCACTCGAAGCGCGGGTCCAGGAAGATGGTGCGCTCTGGCTCGGACGCGATGACGTTGCCCGCTGCGTCCGTCGCCTCCACGGAGTACTCGATCTCCGCGCCGGGCGGGATGTAGCGCGCGGCCGTGTCCGTGCGCACCAGCAGGCTTGTCGTCACGCGGCTCGCCGGGTCGAACTCCAGCGGCGCGTTGCGCGACACCTGCTCCCCCAGCACGCGGAACCGCAGCCGCGCCTCGACGATCTCAACCGGCGCGTCCAGGGTAATGTCAAAGCGAAGGCCGTCAGGGAATTCGGTTTGGGGTTGGATGGTGAATTGCACGCCGACTTGCGCGGATGCCGTGTTGGCGCTCGACAGCACAAGCGCTGCGGCAAGCAGCG is a genomic window containing:
- a CDS encoding ABC transporter permease produces the protein MAMEGDAAAVRAEEGIVLRTQPSFTTKLARWCRKNPVGVVGWVLIMILLAMAAFADVASTHEPNNLAGNINELPTSTHYLGTDLVGRDIFSRLLHGARVSLAVGFWAVFMGVTAGLLLGLVSAYVGGVFDLLMQRLVDANIAIPGIVLALVIVAVLGPSVTNVIIALAVNYISTSARVTRSVVLREKARVYVEAARSLGASSTRIMFLHVLPNSISPYLVLVSVSIGSAIIGEASLSFLGAGVGADTASWGSMLSTAAARPYDVSWTLALAPGMAIALAVLGFNLFADSLRDTLDPRLRNR
- a CDS encoding ABC transporter ATP-binding protein gives rise to the protein MNLLEVKNLSTYFFQEDSTVRAVDDVSYDLEEGETLALVGESGCGKSVSALSIMRLVPDPPGRIVNGEVIFNDIDLVRLSEQQMRTVRGREIAMIFQEPMTSLNPVLTIGRQLTEALELHLGMTSSEARNRAVELLDMVGIPEGRQRLKSYPHQFSGGMRQRVMIAMALSCNPKLLIADEPTTALDVTIQAQILELVQELCKELGTAVILITHNLGVVARYAHRVNVMYAGKIIERGLAREIYHEPSHPYTLGLLRSVPRLDVTRRERLEAIEGLPPELDLLPKGCAYYPRCPFRMDRCLEEVPPLEPVAGGHLAACWASETVYQLAKGAQQR
- a CDS encoding ABC transporter ATP-binding protein, producing MTAAAPANGHPADPRDNILDVRNLKMYFPITSGFILQRRVGDIKAVDDVSFFVRRGETLGLVGESGSGKTTIGRCILQLEKPTQGEVMFEGTDVTRVSREELRALRRRIQIIFQDPYSSLNPRMKVLNIVGEALTIHKLVKSRREYRLRVGELLQQVGLNPEMANRYPHEFSGGQRQRIGVARALAVQPEFIVADEPVSALDVSIQAQLINLLKDLQQDLGLSYLMIAHDLAIVRHVSDRIAVMYLGKLMEVASWTDLYETPLHPYTTALLSAVPIPDPDIESERDRIILQGGIPSPANPPSGCVFHTRCPMAIDECKTIVPELREITPDHWAACIRV
- a CDS encoding class II aldolase/adducin family protein gives rise to the protein MKREWEEVKYHVAVANRILAETGLAAGFRASLGHASLRLPTDPDKFIVKGRGYEVDALFSITPEQMIVCDLEGNKVDGPLGTTQCMEVKMHSCIYKLYPHVKSVVHVHPHYTILATTLRKRLRPMNQEGIQLVRNELPVWDHVKTVQTDDEGMEVAALLGDGKAILLRGHGATTVGNSLEESVMNMLQLEEQAKMNYWAYSVAGEDHAYIEDALIDEMTNRTPAHELPHFKPYMPAGGRAPRVGGVWEYYTRLVTGDPSANPPISPL
- a CDS encoding amidohydrolase family protein, producing the protein MKAGFKTIDCDRHVVEPIDMWDNYLEKRFQHYNVQMGGRFTLATRIGGVLQNDDSLGSPGAGMATDPIWRKQFKHGMTHNFEPQAYLEDMDAEGVDIAVCFTGIGLYATWGDTLDPDLSAAMCRAYNNWLYDFMSHNPDRLKGVCLLPLQDIELAAQELRRCATELGMVGIFWRPNPHMGRLMSDRAYDPIYAIAEEYGVNISVHEGIQNRLPWFPQGRVNTHFAHHAACHPMEQMAACLAMTSGGVLDRFPKLTVSFLESGAGWLPYWMERLDQQVSNPMLNEGYGGAHKPSEYFRRGQAFVSCEAGEEALPMIERSLGGGVTMWASDYPHRDAMMDFPRGLDILTSVEGVTPGFMKQLLWDNPSRCFNLKV
- a CDS encoding peptidase MA family metallohydrolase, producing MQFTIQPQTEFPDGLRFDITLDAPVEIVEARLRFRVLGEQVSRNAPLEFDPASRVTTSLLVRTDTAARYIPPGAEIEYSVEATDAAGNVIASEPERTIFLDPRFEWSRIDAPGVYLLHYGGQEGRARRALEAAQEALERMGALMGVEERDTLRLTVYNSIGDMRDALPPRSEVQEGTLVTEGVSFGDTGVVLLLGGNPDVEGVAAHETVHFLMRFAVGRGARSVPAWLNEGLAEYANPFPSFSFENVFSRRLYDNTLLPLTSLTSPPGRPEDALLMYGQSESVVTYMIETYGEGPLQDLLRELRDGAPIDEALMASYGIDRTGIEQEWRTRIGAIPLAATPSRSALPTPIPRATLVPFGVGSTPFPTAAPGERSDAASPAVATEPESTQAGGCNRAEGGGLDLAVAVPALLLVGLLARRRKP